One part of the Segnochrobactrum spirostomi genome encodes these proteins:
- the choX gene encoding choline ABC transporter substrate-binding protein, with translation MTTRRLKRLAAASLAALLVGTGAAAADEASCTRVRMSDPGWTDITSTNAMLGLVLEALGYQQKVETLSVPITFEALKNGQIDVFLGNWMPAQKRFVEPLTTAGDLVTVRTNLKGIRFTLAVPNYVAAEGVKSFADLAAHKDKFDGKIYGIEPGAPANQNIQKMIDAGDFGLKGWKVVESSEQGMLSQVDKAERSKGWIVFLAWEPHPMNKDYPLTYLAGGDAYFGPNFGAAEVNTVTRKGFAKDCPNLERLLNQVSFTVDMENAVMGEILARGADPKAAAKAELKTHADLVNTWIAGVKTASGGDGAAAVKSALGF, from the coding sequence ATGACGACACGCCGCCTCAAGCGCCTCGCTGCCGCCTCGCTCGCCGCCCTCCTCGTCGGAACCGGCGCCGCGGCCGCCGACGAGGCCTCCTGCACCCGCGTCCGCATGTCCGACCCGGGCTGGACCGACATCACCTCGACCAACGCCATGCTCGGCCTCGTGCTCGAAGCGCTCGGCTACCAGCAGAAGGTCGAGACGCTGAGCGTGCCGATCACCTTCGAGGCTTTGAAGAACGGCCAGATCGACGTCTTCCTCGGCAATTGGATGCCGGCACAGAAGCGCTTCGTCGAGCCTCTCACCACCGCCGGCGACCTCGTCACCGTGCGCACCAACCTGAAGGGCATCCGCTTCACCCTCGCGGTGCCGAACTACGTCGCCGCCGAAGGGGTGAAGTCCTTCGCCGACCTCGCCGCCCACAAGGACAAGTTCGACGGCAAGATCTACGGCATCGAGCCCGGCGCGCCGGCGAACCAGAACATCCAGAAGATGATCGACGCCGGCGATTTCGGCCTCAAGGGCTGGAAGGTCGTGGAATCGAGCGAGCAGGGCATGCTCTCGCAGGTCGACAAGGCGGAGCGCTCCAAGGGCTGGATCGTGTTCCTCGCCTGGGAGCCGCATCCGATGAACAAGGATTATCCCCTCACCTATCTCGCCGGCGGCGATGCCTATTTCGGCCCGAACTTCGGCGCCGCCGAAGTCAACACGGTGACGCGCAAGGGCTTCGCCAAGGACTGCCCGAATCTCGAACGGCTTCTGAACCAGGTCAGCTTCACCGTCGACATGGAAAACGCGGTCATGGGCGAGATCCTGGCCAGGGGCGCCGACCCGAAAGCCGCCGCGAAGGCGGAACTCAAAACGCATGCCGACCTTGTGAACACTTGGATCGCGGGGGTTAAGACCGCGTCCGGCGGCGACGGCGCCGCGGCGGTCAAGAGCGCGCTCGGCTTCTGA